In Mesorhizobium sp. J428, the genomic window GGATGCCGACTCTTTGCTCCAGCAACCACCTGCGCACCGCATTCCGTTATGACCTCTCCGGTAAGCTGGGAATGCGCCAGCCGACGGGTCTCTCCGCGTTGACGGACAGCGGCGACGTGAGGGACGACGTGAAGGAGATTCTCGACATCATCGCCGAGCATGATGCAGTGCTGAGCGGCGGCCACCTGCATATCAGCGAAATGTATCCTCTGTTCGAGGAAGCCAGGGCGCGCGGAGTAACGCGACTGATGGTTGCCCATCCGACCTTCTGGATCGAGGCCGACGTCTCCGACCTAAAGGAGCTGGGCCGCATGGGCGTATACATGGAGCACTGCGCCTGCATGCTGGTGGACTGCCCGACGCGCAAGTTCACCGGCGAGGATCTGAGGGAATATGCGGCGGCGGGCGGCATCGAGCATACGATCCTCGGCTCCGATCTCGGCCAGCCGATCAACCCGACACCCGTGGAAGGCTTCAAGGCGGTCATCGAACTCTGCCTCGACAGCGGATTCTCCGTCGAGGACACACGCAGGATGACGTCGCTCAACGCCTGTCGGCTGATGGGTATCCCGCCGGCGCTTCACTAGCTCGACGCGGCCCGCACGTGCGTCTCCAGATCTTTTCCGCCTTGAAGAGCGGTCCCTACCGCGCCGTGGCCCTCGGCAACGCCGTGTCTATGGTTGGCATCTGGATGCAGAAGGTGGCCGTGGGCTGGCTGGCGTGGGAACTGACGCATTCGCCGGCCTGGCTGGGAGCGGTCACGGCAGCCGATCTCCTGCCTGCCGTCCTGCTCAGCTCATTCTCCGGTTCCCTTGCCGACGGGCGCAACAAGGCGCGGATCGTCATGGTCGCGCAGCTTTTCGCGATGGCGCAGGCTATCGTGCTCGGCGTGCTGACATTGGCCGGAACGATCGAGATCTGGTCGCTGTTCTTCCTGACGCTGACGCTCGGCGTCGCCAACAGTATAGACCAGCCATCGCGACTTTCGCTGCTGCGCGAGATCGTGGAGCCGGAACATCTCGGTTCGGCCGTCACGCTCAATTCCCTGAGCTATCATGTGGCCCGCTTCGTCGCGCCGATCATCGCGGGCTTCCTGATCGTGCAGGTGCATACGGGAGCGACGATCCTCATCTCAGCCGGGACACTCGGCTTCTTCGCGGCATGCCTCGTACGTGTTCCCGCCCCGTCCGCGACGACAGGACAGCCGCGCCAGCGGATGCTGGCCGCGACGGGCGACGGCTACCGCTATGTCTTCTCAAACAGACCCGTGCAGCGTGCCCTGCTCACAATGGTGACATTCGGCGTCGGCGTCGGAGGCGTGAACCAGGTTCTGCCCGCGCTTGCCGATCGGCTGTTCGGACGCGGTGTCGACGGATTCGTCGATCTCGCCGCTTCCTCGGCGCTTGGAGCGATGGCAGCAACGGTACTGCTGCTCGTCTCGCCGTCAAAGGCGCTGGCGCGGGGCTGGATCGTGACATGCCTGCTCCTCGCGGCGATTTCACTGGTCACCTTCACCACGACCCAGAACTATGCGCTGGGTCTTGCGGCTCTCTTTCTTGCCTCGCTCGCCTCGACATTCGCGGGCGTCGGCACGCAAACGGTGCTCAACATCGAAAGCAGGCCGGAGATGCTCGGCCGGGTGATGGGCGTCTACAGCGCGCTGGTGCGCGGCGCGCCGGCTGCCGGCGGGATGCTCATCGGCTTTCTTGCGCCATTGATCGGCTTCGCCGGGGTCATCGGCGCCTGTGCATTCTGGGCCGGTCTCTACGGTCTCCACCTCGCGGTGTCGCGTCGGCCGTGACCGCGATGTCATATTTCATTGTCTGAAACGGCTGTGCTTCCGGCAGTGCTTCCCGCGCTGAGAAGCGTATCGTCCTCCCTGTCGGTGCTGTCGGACCGACATTTCGGTGGGAGGACCGGATATGCTGCTCGACAAGACGACATTGCCCGCGCCCGCTTCGGAGTGGCGCAATGCACCCCTGCCGCGCTGCCGGGCGAACTCTGTTCGAGGCTCGACGGAGATGGCCAACGCATCGTACGAGCCGATCAAGGCCGTGCGGCGCGCGTTTGCAGTGCTGCGCGCGCTTAATGACCTGCGGTTCGCATCGGTTGGCGATCTCCACCGCGAGACCGGGATTTCCAAGCCGACGATCGTGCGCATGCTGGAGACCCTGATCAGCGAGGGATACGTTGCTCGCGACAATCTGTTCGGGGGTTATCGCGTCACCTCGAACGTGCAGAACCTGTCATCCGGCTTCAACGGCACCTCGATCCTGATCGAAGCCGCGCGCGCTTGGACCGTGACGCTGACACGCGACATCAAATGGCCGATCAGCCTGGGCACTGCCTCCGGCAGCGAGATTTTCGTCGACTTCACGACCTCGCCGATCAGCCCTTGGTCCTACCCCTTCGCTGTCCTTCACACCCGCCTGCCGATGCTTCGTACTGCGATGGGGCGTTGCTATCTTGCCTTCTGCACCGACGACGAAAGGGCTGAACTGGCGGATCGGCTTCGCGGCGGCGCGGCAGACGAACTGGACCGCGCCCTGCGCGCCGTCGACCGCATCCGCACGAGCGGCTTCGCCTATCCCGACCCGCAGACCACATCGCGGCGCTTCCAGTTCGTCGCGGTACCGATCATCGAGGGAGGCCGCTGCGTTGCCGCCATGGGCCTCGGTTTCTACCGTCGCGCAGTTCCATCGAACCAGATCATCGAGCGCCTGGTAGCGCCGATGCGCGAGACGGCGCGGCGTATCGAACACGACATCCGCAACATCCGCGCCTGTGTCCACGACAGCGCGGCCGCAGCCTGAACAGCACGAGAGGACATATGAAACGCAAGGTCATCATAACCTGTGCCGTCACCGGTGGTTCGGAATACGGCAAGAACAGCATCTACGTGCCGAAGACACCCAGGCATATCGCCGAGGAAGCCGTCGCGGCTGCGCGCGCCGGCGCGGCCTCCGTCCATATCCATGTGCGCGATCCGGACACCGGCGCGCCGTCGATGAAGTTCGACCATTACAAGGAAGTGGTCGAGCGCATCCGCGACAGCGGCGTCGACGTATTGATCAACCTGACGACGGGCATGGGCGCACGGCACGATCCACCGGTCCAAGAGGGCGACGACACCACCATCTTCGTCAAGCCGCCTCTTGAACGCACCCAGCATGTAATCGCGCTGAAGCCCGACATATGCACGCTCGACGTCGCAACGATGAACTTCGGCTCGAATGCCGTCGTCAACACGCCGCGCCATCTCAAGGCAATGTCGCGGATGATCCAGGACGCGGGAACCAAACCCGAGCTCGAGGTCTTCGATCTGGGACAGATCGGCATCGCGCTGGGTTTGATTGCAAGCGGCGACCTGCCCAAGCCACCCTTCTTCCAGTTCTGCCTGGGGATTCCGGGCGGCGCACCCGCCACCCCCGAGGCCATGCTGATGATGCGCTCGCTGCTGCCAGCCGGCACGCTCTGGGGAGCATTCGGCATCGCGAGAGGACAGATGCCGATGGTTGCACAATCCGTGATCCTCGGCGGCCATTGCCGGGTCGGCCTCGAGGACAATCTCTTCATCGAGCAGGGCGTGCTTGCGAAAGGCAATGCACAGCTGGTCGAGCGCGCGGTGGCGATCGTCGAATCGCTCGGCGAGGCAGTCGCATCGCCGGACGAGGCGCGTGAGATCTTGTCCATCGAAACGCGTCAGGCTGCCTATGCAGCCTGAGCCTATCATCACCGGCAGCCCGACCGCGTTCAACCTGGCCGCGGAAGGCTGGGTGGCGGATACCCGCAGGACATTCCTGTCTTCGCTGACGACCGTATGGCGGCGCGAGGTCGACGGTCTTCCCTGCGTGGGGATATTTTGCGAGCCGGCCCACGACAATGGATCCGGCAAGATGCACGGAGGCATCCTGATGACGCTTGCCGATGTCGGCCTCGGCGCGGTTGTGGGCCATATGCGCAACAAGGATCGGCGGCCGGAGGATGGCCGGATCTACAGCCCGACGGCGCAGCTCGACATGCACTTCATCGACGCGGTCGAAATCGGCGACTTCGTCTACAGCCGTGCCGAACCGCTTCGGCTGACCAAATCGCTCACCTTCGTGCGCGGCACGCTTCAGGTCGGGGAGAAGATCGTCGCGTCTTCGCAAGGTGTGTTCAAGGCGCTGAGGCCGGGCTGACAGCCGGCAATTTCAATCAGCGAAAAGGCCGCCCGAGGCGGCCTCAAAGGGAACGGGGCGAGCCTATCGTCCCGGCAAGCGAGCCTGGCGAGATCCCGTCCACTAGCGGTATGCGGTTCGGGCACGCCTCAATGCATTCGGGAGGCAGACAGATGTATGCAGCAGGAGACCCGCGGGCGAGCATGGCGCCGGCCGCGCCCAGAGCGCAGGTGAGTTCCTTCAAGCAGGCGGAATATGCCCGCTTCTACGAGGAGGCGCCGCAGGAGAGCCGGGACGGCAGCCGCACATGGTATGCCAGGGGCCAGAACATGGTCGTAGCCTACACAGACGGTAGGGCCGGTCTCGAACTCTCGCGGGAAACACAGCCGGACGAATATGTCGTGCTCGTTCCGGCGCGGGGGACCCGCGTGACCGTCACCGTCGCGGGCAAGGCGACCGAGGTGCCGGGACATTCGCTTGTGGTCGTGCCCGCCGGCGCCAGCACCGTAAGGCTGGAGACGGACGGCGTCGTCGTGCGCCTGGTCACGACACGGTCGAAAGACTTGGCCGCGATGTGCAGCAATGCAGCCTCATATGACAGCCGCGATCCGAACGTGCCGGAGTTCGAGCCATGGCCAACGGCCGCGGACGGAGACAGGGTCCGGGTCTACAGTCTGGACGTGCCGGACGAGCCTGGCCGTTTCGGACGCATCTTCCGCTGCTCGACGATCATGGTGAATTACATAAAGCCATCGCCGCCGCGCGATACGTCGAAGATGTCGCCGCACCATCACGACGACTTCGAGCAGTATTCGCTCTGTCTGGAAGGCGGCTATACCCACTACCTGCGCTGGCCCTGGGTGACCGACATGGCCAACTGGCGCGCCGACGAGGCGGAGCACTGCGCCTCGCCTTCGGTTGCCGTCATCCCGCCGCCCGTGGTGCACACATCCCGCAGCATGGATCCCGGCGGCAATCTCCTCGTCGACATCTTCTGCCCCCCTCGCGCCGATTTCTCCGCGAAGGAGGGCTGGGTTCTCAACGCGAAGGACTATCCGCTGCCCGGCACGAGCCGGCCGGCCAAGGCCTGAGCGCCGACAGCAACGAAACTCCAGCAGGCAAGGTAATCAACATGGCTGAGAACACAGCACAGGCAGACGGCAGCCGCTCGGCGGAGATCGCGGACCTTCTCGTCGGCGCAGTCGATCTTCACTGTCATAGCGGCCCCGCCGCGTTCCCGCGCAGGCTCGATCACTACGAAGCGATGATGGACGCGGCCGAGGCGAAATTCGCCGGCGTTCTCTACAAGGATCACTTCTACCCAGGCATGGCGCACGCGATCCTGCTGGAGAAGCTGTTCCCGGATACCGGCGTGCGGCTCTATTCCGGCGTCGCGCTCAACAATGCGAGCGGCGGCATCAATCCGCATGCGGTCGACCATGCTGTGAAGCTGGGAGGCAAGATCGTCTGGATGCCGACCTTTGCCGCCGCGAACCACATCGAGAAGAGCGCTTCGGAGACCAAGAACTATCCGAAGAGCCCGAATCCGATGCTGCCGCCCATCCCGCTGACCGTCCTGGACGAGAACGACAGGCTGACCAGGGAGACCAACGAAGTCCTCGATGTCATCGCGGCCGGCGACATCATCCTCGCGGGCGGCCACCTGAACGTTCACGAGCAGAAGATCATGTTCGCCGAAGCCAAGCGGCGCGGCGTCAGGAAGATGCTGGTGAACCATCCGACCTACGTCATCGGCTGCAGCGACGAGGACATGCTGGAACTGGCGCGTATGGGCGTGTTCCTCGAACACTCGATCTGCATGCTGATCGATTGCAAGGGCCGCAAGCACTCGCCCGACGAGGTGGCGCACATCATCCGCCTGGTCGGCGCCGACAGCACCGTGCTCGGTTCGGACCTCGGCCTCGTCGGCATGCCGCGACCGGTGGAAGGCTATCGCGAGATCGTCGGCACGCTGCTCGACCTGCAGTTCTCGCATTCGGAAATACGCAAGCTGGTCGGCGGCAACGCGCAATCACTGCTTTGAAGCCCGCCGCGAGCCGGCCGTTTCAGCAAAGCAGAGGCGGCTGGCTCCCGGAATAGTTTTCGACATTCCGCTTCAGGAGGCGCACATTGGCCTCGATGCTGGCAACCGTTTCGCGCGCCGGGGCAACGACGACAGCATCGACATCCTCGCGTCGCACCGCCCGCTTGTAGAAACCCACCCCCAGGCAAGCGATGCATTCGCCGGCATCTCGAATCGGCAGCGCCATGAACTGGAACCGCTGCGCCTCCTCGAACATGCGCAAGGTGACGAACGGGTCCTGCAAGGCGTAGCCACGCTTCCTGATCTCGTCGAGAGCCCGCCTGAGGCGCGGCAGGTCAAGGACCGCGTTCTGGCCCGCGGTCCTGGCAAGCTGATCCAGCAGCCGCTCACGCATCGGAGCCTCGCAGAATGCCAGATAGCAGCGACCGATTGCTGTCTCGGTGATCGAGAACGGTCGATTGAGTGTCGGAAACGGAAATCCGTACGGACTGATCGGCGCGGTGGAAAAGTTCACCACCACTTTGCCGTCGACGACGGTGCCTATGCTGACCGGCCACTTGATCCGCTCCGTCAGCGCGATCGCCTGGACACGCGCGGCTTCGATGAGCAGAGGCACGCCGTTGAAGCCGCGACTGAGGGCCTGCACCTGCGACGTCGTGCGGTAGCCGCGAGAGAAGTTGTCGCGCACCGCATAGCCCTCGCTCATCAGCGTTTCGAGCGCGCGGACGATGGTCGGCTTGGGATAGCCAGTCATTCGATGAAGCTGTGCGATCGACCCGTGCTGGAGTTCGTTTAGGCAGCGCAGGACCATCAGAGCCCGCGAGACCGCCTTGACAGGCTGGTAGGACGATCCCGTCGCGTCGCTGTTGCCACGCGGCGAGTTCGCCCTGCAGCGCGGAACAGTCTCCTGTTCGCGCTGATCGAGATTGTCCACATGAGTGGATTCTTCCCTCAAGGTCATGGCTCCTCCCAACCCTTGATGGCGGCGAGCCTGCCGGCGCGCCCGGACGCAAGGCTACTACAAGTCCGATGCGAAGGCACATGCCTTCTGGACAGTCTCTCCCACGAGAGCCGCGATAGCCGGCGCCAGCCGGCCTAGCGTATCTCGCGGCACATGACGCGAGCCGGTGCGCCGTCGCTTCCGGCAATTGCAATCGCAGCGAACACAAACTCGACCCGCCTCCCCGCAAAGGCGGCATGGCCACGCAGATGTTCGCAGATCAGGATCCCGCAGGACAGAAGGGTGCGGTGAACGGGCCAGTCGAATCCCGCCTCGCGGCGATGGTAGACGAGGTCCGGCGTTGCGAAATCGCAGGCAAGAAGCTTGATCTCCCGGTCACGCAGCCACTCGGCCGCCTTCGGCGAAAGGCTGGGATGCCGCTCATACTCCGCCGTCCCGGCCAGCGCGGCCCAGCCGGTGTCGAGTGCCAGTATGTCGCCGGGTCGCAGGTGGGGGCGCGCAGCCTCCAGCCTGTCGGCGTCCAACACCTCGTCGGCTTCGGCATCGATGCGCCACACGACACCCGGGCCGCAGAGGCGGTCCAGCGGAATGTCCTCGAAAGCGGGACCGTCGAGGTAATAGTGGCGCGGCGAATCGACGTGCGTTCCGGCGTGGACCACCGTCTTCAGCATTGTGACGTTG contains:
- a CDS encoding DUF6282 family protein, translated to MATLTTGNREAAVEGLLNGAVDLHCHSGPSVMKRKIDHLEEIAEAEAAGLRAVLFKDHFYSATPVLNLINRHRNAASNLTLLSGVPLNNALGGFNPHAVAHGLSLGARLVWMPTLCSSNHLRTAFRYDLSGKLGMRQPTGLSALTDSGDVRDDVKEILDIIAEHDAVLSGGHLHISEMYPLFEEARARGVTRLMVAHPTFWIEADVSDLKELGRMGVYMEHCACMLVDCPTRKFTGEDLREYAAAGGIEHTILGSDLGQPINPTPVEGFKAVIELCLDSGFSVEDTRRMTSLNACRLMGIPPALH
- a CDS encoding MFS transporter, whose protein sequence is MRLQIFSALKSGPYRAVALGNAVSMVGIWMQKVAVGWLAWELTHSPAWLGAVTAADLLPAVLLSSFSGSLADGRNKARIVMVAQLFAMAQAIVLGVLTLAGTIEIWSLFFLTLTLGVANSIDQPSRLSLLREIVEPEHLGSAVTLNSLSYHVARFVAPIIAGFLIVQVHTGATILISAGTLGFFAACLVRVPAPSATTGQPRQRMLAATGDGYRYVFSNRPVQRALLTMVTFGVGVGGVNQVLPALADRLFGRGVDGFVDLAASSALGAMAATVLLLVSPSKALARGWIVTCLLLAAISLVTFTTTQNYALGLAALFLASLASTFAGVGTQTVLNIESRPEMLGRVMGVYSALVRGAPAAGGMLIGFLAPLIGFAGVIGACAFWAGLYGLHLAVSRRP
- a CDS encoding helix-turn-helix domain-containing protein; translation: MANASYEPIKAVRRAFAVLRALNDLRFASVGDLHRETGISKPTIVRMLETLISEGYVARDNLFGGYRVTSNVQNLSSGFNGTSILIEAARAWTVTLTRDIKWPISLGTASGSEIFVDFTTSPISPWSYPFAVLHTRLPMLRTAMGRCYLAFCTDDERAELADRLRGGAADELDRALRAVDRIRTSGFAYPDPQTTSRRFQFVAVPIIEGGRCVAAMGLGFYRRAVPSNQIIERLVAPMRETARRIEHDIRNIRACVHDSAAAA
- a CDS encoding 3-keto-5-aminohexanoate cleavage protein is translated as MKRKVIITCAVTGGSEYGKNSIYVPKTPRHIAEEAVAAARAGAASVHIHVRDPDTGAPSMKFDHYKEVVERIRDSGVDVLINLTTGMGARHDPPVQEGDDTTIFVKPPLERTQHVIALKPDICTLDVATMNFGSNAVVNTPRHLKAMSRMIQDAGTKPELEVFDLGQIGIALGLIASGDLPKPPFFQFCLGIPGGAPATPEAMLMMRSLLPAGTLWGAFGIARGQMPMVAQSVILGGHCRVGLEDNLFIEQGVLAKGNAQLVERAVAIVESLGEAVASPDEAREILSIETRQAAYAA
- a CDS encoding PaaI family thioesterase, with the protein product MQPEPIITGSPTAFNLAAEGWVADTRRTFLSSLTTVWRREVDGLPCVGIFCEPAHDNGSGKMHGGILMTLADVGLGAVVGHMRNKDRRPEDGRIYSPTAQLDMHFIDAVEIGDFVYSRAEPLRLTKSLTFVRGTLQVGEKIVASSQGVFKALRPG
- a CDS encoding DUF6282 family protein, whose product is MAENTAQADGSRSAEIADLLVGAVDLHCHSGPAAFPRRLDHYEAMMDAAEAKFAGVLYKDHFYPGMAHAILLEKLFPDTGVRLYSGVALNNASGGINPHAVDHAVKLGGKIVWMPTFAAANHIEKSASETKNYPKSPNPMLPPIPLTVLDENDRLTRETNEVLDVIAAGDIILAGGHLNVHEQKIMFAEAKRRGVRKMLVNHPTYVIGCSDEDMLELARMGVFLEHSICMLIDCKGRKHSPDEVAHIIRLVGADSTVLGSDLGLVGMPRPVEGYREIVGTLLDLQFSHSEIRKLVGGNAQSLL
- a CDS encoding helix-turn-helix domain-containing protein; the protein is MTLREESTHVDNLDQREQETVPRCRANSPRGNSDATGSSYQPVKAVSRALMVLRCLNELQHGSIAQLHRMTGYPKPTIVRALETLMSEGYAVRDNFSRGYRTTSQVQALSRGFNGVPLLIEAARVQAIALTERIKWPVSIGTVVDGKVVVNFSTAPISPYGFPFPTLNRPFSITETAIGRCYLAFCEAPMRERLLDQLARTAGQNAVLDLPRLRRALDEIRKRGYALQDPFVTLRMFEEAQRFQFMALPIRDAGECIACLGVGFYKRAVRREDVDAVVVAPARETVASIEANVRLLKRNVENYSGSQPPLLC
- a CDS encoding cyclase family protein; this encodes MERGRGWLGWNKLPPQDPIVPVGNWVDLSHALDSRAPCASIFPVPETSLLRRMPEHPFNVTMLKTVVHAGTHVDSPRHYYLDGPAFEDIPLDRLCGPGVVWRIDAEADEVLDADRLEAARPHLRPGDILALDTGWAALAGTAEYERHPSLSPKAAEWLRDREIKLLACDFATPDLVYHRREAGFDWPVHRTLLSCGILICEHLRGHAAFAGRRVEFVFAAIAIAGSDGAPARVMCREIR